A window from Fusarium oxysporum f. sp. lycopersici 4287 supercont2.48 genomic scaffold, whole genome shotgun sequence encodes these proteins:
- a CDS encoding uncharacterized protein (At least one base has a quality score < 10): MASETRSSKAYVLGVGMTKFIKPRGLRQYPDLGYEAGIKAMLDAQINYDDVEHGVACFAYGDSTSGQRVFYQFGMSSIPIVNTGNACATGSVGLYLARTLVQSGKADCVLVVGFEKMNPGSLKSVWSDRPSSSGRFAAKMRELAEPSNSPLTVQYFANAGREYMTKYGAKKEDFAEIARVSHEHSQRNPYAQFQQKYSLKEIQDSPTIYSPLTKLQCSPTSDGAAAAVIVSERFLATRPHLKGQAILMAGQAFCTDSPKTFAEAGVAANDIRVCELHDCFSANEMLLLDALGFCEPGKAHEMVRRGDITFGGKMVINPSGGLISKGHPIGATGLAQCAELTWQLRGWANTRLCSETRVALQHNLGLGGAVVVNVYKRADGQANIKISDGEVAKHSWLGYNPAVEARGITSNDAERVRSKKHRNDFALGETADRIRAVANL, from the exons ATGGCAAGCGAAACACGATCGAGCAAGGCTTATGTCCTTGGTGTTGGCATGACGAAGTTTATCAAGCCCCGTGGTCTCCGCCAGTATCCAGACTTAGGCTACGAAGCCGGCATTAAAGCCATGCTAGACGCCCAGATCAACTACGACGACGTTGAGCATGGCGTGGCCTGTTTTGCCTATGGAGACTCAACCTCGGGACAGCGCGTATTTTACCAGTTTGGCATGTCATCCATTCCCATCGTCAACACGGGCAATGCATGCGCTACGGGATCTGTCGGCCTGTATCTGGCTCGTACGCTTGTTCAGAGCGGCAAGGCCGATTGCGTGCTCGTGGTGGGATTCGAGAAGATGAATCCCGGAAGTCTCAAGAGCGTCTGGAGTGATAGACCCAGTTCAAGTGGTCGCTTTGCCGCCAAGATGCGAGAGTTGGCTGAGCCTTCAAACTCTCCTCTGACGGTGCAGTATTTTGCAAACGCAGGCCGAGAATACATGACAAA ATATGGGGCAAAGAAAGAGGACTTTGCAGAAATTGCTCGCGTTTCGCATGAGCACTCGCAGCGCAACCCCTACGCCCAGTTCCAGCAGAAATACAGCCTCAAGGAGATTCAGGACTCACCTACCATCTACTCGCCTCTGACGAAGCTGCAATGCAGCCCAACCAGCGACGGGGCCGCAGCTGCAGTCATTGTGTCGGAAAGGTTCCTCGCTACCCGGCCACATCTCAAAGGACAGGCCATTTTAATGGCTGGGCAGGCGTTTTGCACCGACTCCCCCAAGACATTTG CTGAAGCGGGCGTGGCAGCGAATGATATCCGGGTATGCGAATTGCACGACTGCTTCTCCGCAAACGAGATGCTACTCCTAGATGCCCTCGGCTTCTGCGAGCCAGGAAAGGCGCATGAGATGGTCCGAAGAGGAGATATTACATTTGGGGGCAAGATGGTGATCAATCCATCTGGCGGTCTGATCTCAAAAGGCCATCCAATTGGAGCTACGGGATTGGCTCAATGTGCTGAGCTGACCTGGCAGCTACGCGGGTGGGCCAATACGCGACTTTGTAGTGAAACACGCGTCGCGCTGCAGCACAATCTTGGCCTCGGAGGCGCGGTGGTTGTTAACGTGTATAAGCGCGCCGATGGACAAGCAAACATCAAGATTAGCGATGGTGAGGTGGCTAAACATAGCTGGCTCGGTTATAATCCAGCGGTTGAAGCCCGAGGGATAACTTCCAATGATGCCGAAAGAGTCAGGAGCAAGAAACACAGAAACGACTTTGCTCTCGGGGAAACGGCTGACAGAATTCGAGCTGTTGCGAATTTGTGA